From one Rhizobium sp. CIAT894 genomic stretch:
- a CDS encoding Bax inhibitor-1/YccA family protein, whose product MADLRNYQSRAQTGEMIDQGLRAYMLKVYNLMALGLAITGVAAYLSFQFAFANGELTAFGQAIYLSPLKWVVILAPLALVFYLSFRINSMTVSAAQTTFAIYAALVGLSLSSIFLIYTGQSVVQTFFVTAASFGALSLYGYTTKRDLSAIGSFLIMGLFGLIIASLVNIFLASSAMQFAISVLGVLIFAGLTAYDTQRIKELYLEADDVAVAGRKAIMGALTLYLDFINLFMFLLQFMGNRK is encoded by the coding sequence ATGGCTGATCTTCGTAACTATCAAAGCCGCGCTCAGACCGGCGAGATGATTGATCAAGGCCTGCGCGCATATATGCTCAAGGTCTACAACCTGATGGCGCTGGGTCTGGCGATCACCGGTGTGGCCGCATATCTGTCATTCCAATTCGCTTTCGCCAACGGCGAGCTGACCGCTTTCGGTCAGGCGATCTATCTGAGCCCGCTGAAGTGGGTGGTCATTCTGGCGCCGCTGGCTCTGGTGTTCTACCTGAGCTTCCGGATCAATAGCATGACGGTAAGCGCCGCCCAGACGACGTTCGCGATCTATGCCGCGCTTGTCGGCCTGTCGCTTTCGTCGATCTTCCTGATCTACACGGGCCAGAGCGTCGTTCAGACCTTCTTCGTCACCGCCGCCTCCTTCGGCGCGCTGTCGCTGTACGGCTACACGACCAAGCGTGACCTGTCGGCCATCGGCTCGTTCCTGATCATGGGTCTCTTCGGCCTGATCATCGCTTCGCTGGTCAACATCTTCCTGGCTTCGTCGGCCATGCAGTTCGCGATCTCGGTGCTCGGCGTTCTGATCTTCGCAGGCCTCACCGCCTACGACACGCAGCGGATCAAGGAATTGTACCTGGAAGCTGATGACGTCGCTGTAGCCGGCCGCAAGGCGATCATGGGTGCGCTGACGCTCTATCTCGACTTCATCAACCTCTTCATGTTCCTGCTGCAGTTCATGGGCAACCGTAAATAA
- a CDS encoding GNAT family N-acetyltransferase has product MSFLLRDASQADIPAITDIYRESVLNGTSSYEIMPPSEAEMAQRFAAIVGQHYPYISAVDADGTLLGYAYASAFRTRPAYRWMVEDSIYLAPEARGRGIGKALMSELIDSCTGLGFRQMVAVIGGASPASIALHLKAGFVEVGLMRGAGYKHGRWLDTMPMQRTLGEGMTTDPDPSAYPGTLFAG; this is encoded by the coding sequence ATGTCCTTCCTCCTGCGTGACGCCTCGCAAGCCGACATTCCCGCCATCACCGATATCTACCGGGAATCCGTCCTGAACGGCACGTCAAGCTATGAGATCATGCCGCCATCTGAGGCCGAGATGGCGCAGCGTTTTGCGGCGATCGTCGGCCAGCACTATCCCTATATATCAGCCGTCGATGCGGACGGGACCCTGCTCGGTTATGCCTACGCCTCGGCCTTTCGCACACGCCCTGCCTATCGCTGGATGGTCGAGGATTCGATCTACCTGGCGCCTGAAGCGCGCGGGCGCGGCATCGGCAAGGCGCTGATGAGCGAGCTGATCGACAGCTGCACCGGTCTCGGTTTCCGTCAGATGGTGGCCGTCATTGGCGGCGCCAGTCCCGCCTCGATCGCGCTTCATCTCAAGGCGGGCTTCGTAGAAGTCGGCCTGATGAGGGGCGCCGGCTACAAGCACGGCCGCTGGCTGGATACGATGCCCATGCAGCGCACTCTTGGCGAGGGCATGACGACCGATCCGGATCCCTCCGCCTATCCCGGCACGCTGTTTGCAGGCTGA
- a CDS encoding DUF2794 domain-containing protein: protein MTDQPDLRHGESRSVDHSSSVVVDLREYKQSKDPLPVTFHRRELDAILWIYGRMVGDGEWRDYAIDHLKDKAVFSVFKRSGEMPLFRIEKNPKLAAKQGAYCVININGTILKRGHELNQVLKVFDKALKLVDK from the coding sequence ATGACAGATCAGCCGGATTTACGACACGGCGAAAGCCGTTCCGTCGACCATAGTTCCTCAGTCGTCGTCGATCTCAGGGAATACAAGCAAAGCAAGGACCCGCTTCCGGTGACGTTTCACCGGCGTGAACTGGACGCTATCCTCTGGATCTACGGCCGCATGGTCGGCGACGGCGAATGGCGCGACTACGCCATCGATCACCTGAAGGACAAGGCGGTCTTCTCCGTCTTCAAGCGCTCCGGCGAAATGCCGCTTTTCCGCATCGAGAAGAATCCGAAGCTCGCCGCCAAGCAGGGCGCCTATTGCGTGATCAATATCAACGGCACGATCTTGAAGCGTGGTCATGAGCTGAATCAGGTTCTGAAGGTGTTCGACAAGGCGCTGAAACTGGTCGACAAGTAA
- a CDS encoding thioredoxin family protein, with translation MSPRFLIPLIAGVVFAGSLQAEDGTPKGVVELFTAQGCSSCPPADAAFRKLVSQGDVIALAYHVDYWNYLGWADTLSSKENTERQYGYARTMGRSNVYTPQAIVNGRGHLAGADLTGINSKIDTYNGEGNGLTVPISASMRGDELEIKIGAGQGKANVVMVYFDKEKTIDVEKGENSGKKISYLHSVTNVETVGMWDGKATNLTLPASVLQRPQLEGCAILLQSATADGDPAAILGATVVMAGKNI, from the coding sequence ATGTCCCCCCGTTTTTTGATTCCGCTGATCGCCGGTGTTGTTTTCGCAGGCTCGTTGCAGGCCGAAGACGGCACGCCGAAAGGCGTCGTCGAACTCTTCACGGCGCAGGGCTGCTCCTCCTGTCCTCCTGCTGATGCGGCGTTCCGCAAGCTGGTGAGCCAGGGCGATGTGATCGCGCTCGCCTATCATGTCGATTACTGGAACTATCTCGGTTGGGCCGATACGCTGAGCTCCAAGGAAAACACCGAACGGCAATACGGCTATGCCAGAACGATGGGCCGCAGCAACGTCTACACGCCGCAGGCGATCGTCAACGGGCGCGGCCATCTGGCCGGCGCCGATCTCACCGGCATCAACAGCAAGATCGACACCTACAACGGCGAAGGCAACGGACTGACCGTTCCGATCAGCGCGTCGATGCGCGGCGATGAGCTGGAGATCAAGATCGGCGCGGGGCAGGGCAAAGCCAATGTCGTGATGGTCTATTTCGACAAGGAAAAGACGATCGACGTTGAAAAGGGCGAAAACAGCGGCAAGAAGATCTCCTATCTGCACAGCGTCACCAATGTCGAAACCGTCGGCATGTGGGACGGCAAGGCGACCAATCTGACGCTGCCGGCGAGTGTGTTGCAGCGGCCGCAGCTCGAGGGCTGCGCGATTCTGCTGCAATCGGCGACGGCAGATGGCGATCCGGCTGCGATCCTTGGTGCGACCGTGGTGATGGCTGGAAAAAATATCTGA
- the acnA gene encoding aconitate hydratase AcnA → MSKSLDSFNCRSTLSVNGKDYVYYSLPKAEANGLAGVSKLPYSMKVLLENLLRFEDGQSVTKEHILAVAEWLNNKGAVENEIAYRPARVLMQDFTGVPAVVDLAAMRDAMVSLGGDPEKINPLVPVDLVIDHSVIVDEFGTPQAFAKNVELEYQRNGERYRFLKWGQQAFKNFRVVPPGTGICHQVNLEYLGQTVWTKEEDGETIAYPDTCVGTDSHTTMINGLGVLGWGVGGIEAEAAMLGQPVSMLLPEVIGFKLTGKLKEGVTATDLVLTVVQMLRKKGVVSKFVEFFGPGMDNMPLADRATIGNMGPEYGATCGFFPVDGETINYLTMSGRTHDRIALVEAYSKAQGMWREGDGSDLVFTDTLELDLGDVVPSMAGPKRPEGRIALENIASGFAGSMDADYKKPGQLNNRYAVEGTDFDLGHGDVAIAAITSCTNTSNPSVLIAAGLLARNAVAKGLKTKPWVKTSLAPGSQVVGEYLAKSGLQADLDKLGFNLVGFGCTTCIGNSGPLPAPISKTINDKGLIVSGVLSGNRNFEGRISPDVQANYLASPPLVVAYALAGTVQKDLTKEPIGEDQNGNPVYLKDIWPTSHEVQEFIQKYVTRELYESKYADVFKGDVNWQAVQVPPGQTYAWDDNSTYVQNPPYFVGMGKKGTGVSDIKGARVLGLFGDKITTDHISPAGSIKAASPAGAYLLGHEVAVADFNQYGTRRGNHEVMMRGTFANIRIRNHMLGPNGKEGGYTIHYPSKEETSIYDAAMQYKAEGVPLVIFAGVEYGNGSSRDWAAKGTNLLGVKAVVAQSFERIHRSNLVGMGIIPFVFEEGTTWQSLGLKGDELVTIEGLDKIKPREKKIAKITYGDGTVKEVPLLSRVDTLDEVVYLNNGGILQTVLRDLAA, encoded by the coding sequence GTGTCTAAATCTCTTGACAGTTTCAATTGTCGTTCCACGCTTTCCGTGAACGGGAAAGACTATGTCTATTACAGCCTGCCCAAGGCTGAGGCAAACGGTCTGGCCGGCGTCTCGAAGCTTCCCTATTCGATGAAGGTGCTGCTGGAAAACCTGCTGCGCTTCGAAGACGGACAGTCGGTCACCAAGGAGCACATCCTGGCCGTTGCCGAATGGCTGAACAATAAGGGTGCGGTCGAAAACGAGATCGCCTATCGCCCGGCGCGCGTGCTGATGCAGGACTTCACCGGCGTTCCCGCCGTCGTCGATCTTGCCGCGATGCGCGACGCGATGGTGTCGCTCGGCGGCGATCCCGAGAAGATCAACCCGCTCGTTCCGGTCGATCTCGTCATCGACCACTCCGTCATCGTCGACGAATTCGGCACGCCGCAGGCTTTCGCCAAGAACGTCGAGCTGGAATACCAGCGCAACGGCGAACGCTACCGCTTCCTGAAGTGGGGCCAGCAGGCCTTCAAGAACTTCCGCGTCGTGCCTCCCGGCACCGGCATCTGTCACCAGGTCAACCTCGAATATCTCGGCCAGACCGTCTGGACCAAGGAAGAGGACGGAGAGACGATCGCTTATCCGGATACTTGCGTCGGCACCGACAGCCACACGACAATGATCAACGGTCTCGGCGTTCTTGGCTGGGGCGTGGGCGGTATCGAAGCGGAAGCGGCCATGCTCGGTCAGCCGGTTTCGATGCTTCTGCCCGAGGTCATCGGCTTCAAGCTGACCGGCAAGCTCAAGGAAGGCGTCACCGCGACCGACCTCGTTCTGACCGTCGTGCAGATGCTGCGCAAGAAGGGCGTCGTTTCCAAGTTCGTCGAATTCTTCGGCCCCGGCATGGACAACATGCCGCTCGCCGACCGTGCAACGATCGGCAACATGGGTCCGGAATACGGCGCCACCTGCGGCTTCTTCCCCGTCGACGGCGAGACCATCAACTATCTCACCATGTCCGGCCGCACGCATGACCGGATCGCGCTGGTCGAAGCCTATTCGAAGGCCCAGGGCATGTGGCGCGAAGGCGACGGTTCCGATCTCGTCTTTACCGACACGCTGGAACTCGACCTCGGCGACGTCGTGCCGTCGATGGCCGGCCCGAAGCGTCCGGAGGGCCGCATCGCGCTCGAAAACATCGCTTCCGGTTTCGCCGGCTCGATGGATGCCGATTACAAGAAGCCCGGCCAGCTCAACAACCGCTATGCCGTCGAAGGCACGGATTTCGATCTCGGCCATGGCGATGTCGCGATTGCCGCCATCACCTCCTGCACCAACACCTCCAACCCGTCGGTTCTGATCGCTGCCGGGCTTCTCGCCCGCAACGCCGTTGCCAAGGGCCTGAAGACCAAGCCGTGGGTCAAGACCTCGCTGGCGCCGGGATCGCAGGTCGTCGGCGAATATCTCGCCAAGTCGGGCCTGCAGGCCGATCTCGATAAGCTCGGTTTCAACCTTGTCGGCTTCGGCTGCACCACCTGCATCGGCAATTCCGGCCCGCTGCCGGCGCCGATCTCGAAGACGATCAACGACAAGGGCCTGATCGTATCCGGCGTGCTCTCGGGCAACCGTAACTTCGAAGGCCGTATTTCTCCGGATGTTCAGGCGAATTATCTCGCTTCGCCGCCGCTCGTCGTCGCCTATGCGCTCGCCGGCACGGTGCAGAAGGACCTGACCAAGGAGCCGATCGGTGAAGACCAGAACGGCAACCCGGTCTACCTCAAGGATATCTGGCCGACCTCGCACGAGGTGCAGGAGTTCATCCAGAAATACGTCACCCGCGAACTGTACGAAAGCAAATATGCCGACGTCTTCAAGGGTGACGTCAACTGGCAGGCCGTTCAGGTCCCGCCGGGCCAGACCTATGCCTGGGACGACAATTCGACCTATGTCCAGAACCCGCCCTACTTCGTCGGCATGGGCAAGAAGGGTACCGGCGTCTCCGACATCAAGGGCGCCCGCGTCCTCGGCCTGTTCGGCGACAAGATCACAACCGACCACATCTCGCCGGCCGGTTCGATCAAGGCTGCATCGCCTGCTGGCGCCTATCTGCTCGGTCACGAGGTCGCCGTTGCCGACTTCAACCAGTACGGCACGCGTCGCGGCAACCATGAAGTGATGATGCGCGGCACTTTCGCCAATATCCGCATCCGCAACCACATGCTCGGCCCGAACGGCAAGGAAGGTGGCTACACCATCCACTACCCGTCGAAGGAAGAAACCTCGATCTACGACGCCGCCATGCAGTACAAGGCCGAAGGCGTGCCGCTCGTCATCTTCGCCGGTGTCGAATATGGCAACGGCTCGTCGCGTGACTGGGCTGCCAAGGGCACCAACCTGCTCGGCGTCAAGGCCGTGGTCGCCCAGTCCTTCGAGCGTATTCATCGCTCGAACCTGGTCGGCATGGGCATCATTCCCTTCGTCTTCGAAGAGGGTACGACCTGGCAGAGCCTCGGCCTCAAGGGCGATGAACTCGTCACCATCGAAGGCCTCGACAAGATCAAGCCGCGCGAGAAGAAGATCGCCAAGATCACCTATGGCGACGGCACCGTGAAGGAAGTTCCGCTGCTGTCGCGCGTCGATACGCTCGACGAGGTGGTCTACCTCAACAATGGCGGCATCCTGCAGACGGTTCTGCGCGATCTCGCTGCCTGA
- the ccmA gene encoding heme ABC exporter ATP-binding protein CcmA, translated as MHLTAENLAARRGEDLIFANISFHLAAGEALVLTGRNGSGKSTLLRVVAGLLRPEKGTVIFHDEENPEGRHPGEVSHYLGHRNAMKNELTVAENLDFWRSFLGETEGPAALSLEEAAEAVGLSGITHLPFGYLSAGQQRRFAFAKLLVAHRPVWILDEPTAALDASADRLFSGLIEAHLAKGGIVLAATHQPLRLKNVQELKMTGFAGVDHGVWG; from the coding sequence ATGCATCTCACCGCCGAAAATCTGGCTGCAAGGCGCGGTGAGGATTTAATTTTCGCTAATATTTCCTTTCACTTGGCAGCCGGCGAGGCGCTTGTGCTGACGGGGCGAAATGGATCGGGAAAGTCGACTTTGCTGCGCGTCGTCGCCGGCCTCCTGAGGCCGGAAAAAGGCACCGTCATCTTCCATGACGAAGAGAACCCGGAGGGGCGGCATCCCGGCGAGGTCAGCCACTACCTCGGCCATCGAAATGCGATGAAGAATGAACTTACGGTTGCAGAGAATCTTGATTTCTGGCGCAGCTTTCTCGGCGAAACGGAAGGACCTGCCGCCCTCTCCCTCGAGGAGGCAGCCGAAGCCGTCGGCCTTTCGGGAATAACCCACCTTCCCTTCGGTTATCTCTCCGCCGGCCAGCAGCGCCGATTCGCCTTCGCCAAGCTGCTCGTCGCCCACCGCCCGGTGTGGATTCTCGACGAGCCGACTGCGGCACTGGATGCAAGCGCCGACCGGTTGTTTTCAGGATTGATCGAAGCGCACCTGGCAAAGGGCGGCATTGTGCTGGCAGCGACGCATCAACCGCTCAGATTGAAGAATGTGCAGGAATTGAAAATGACGGGCTTTGCCGGCGTGGATCATGGGGTATGGGGATGA
- the ccmB gene encoding heme exporter protein CcmB translates to MTALFLRDLKLSIRAGGGALIGVLFFLTVVAVIPFGVGPDLKLLSRIGPAIVWIGALLAALLGLDRLFQAERDDGSLDLMLMQETPLVLTVLVKCLAHWTATSLPLVIASPLLGLFMNMDEAAIGATALTLLVGSPAITFIGAVGAAVAVALPRGGLLVSILVLPLTIPVLIFGVSATYAAAEDPAPFLPPFLILTALTLFFTVIGPAAAALALRNTAD, encoded by the coding sequence ATGACCGCCCTCTTTCTTCGCGACCTGAAACTTTCCATCCGTGCCGGCGGCGGCGCGTTGATCGGGGTGCTGTTCTTCCTGACCGTTGTCGCCGTCATCCCCTTCGGCGTCGGTCCTGACCTCAAGCTGTTGTCGCGCATCGGCCCCGCCATCGTCTGGATCGGTGCGCTGCTGGCCGCCCTTCTCGGCCTCGACCGTCTGTTCCAGGCCGAACGCGACGACGGATCGCTCGACCTGATGCTGATGCAGGAAACGCCGCTCGTCCTCACCGTGCTGGTCAAATGCCTGGCCCACTGGACGGCCACCAGCCTGCCGCTGGTCATCGCCTCGCCGCTGCTCGGCCTGTTCATGAATATGGACGAGGCGGCGATCGGCGCAACCGCACTGACGCTGCTTGTCGGATCGCCTGCCATCACCTTCATCGGCGCCGTCGGCGCAGCCGTCGCCGTCGCCCTGCCCCGCGGCGGCCTGCTGGTCTCGATCCTGGTGCTGCCGCTGACCATTCCGGTGCTGATCTTCGGCGTCAGCGCCACCTATGCCGCGGCCGAGGATCCGGCCCCCTTCCTGCCGCCTTTTCTCATCCTGACCGCGCTGACACTCTTTTTTACCGTCATCGGCCCGGCCGCCGCTGCGCTGGCGCTGCGAAACACGGCGGATTGA
- a CDS encoding heme ABC transporter permease — MSQTSLAISKFSDLANPTRFLALAARIIPWMAGITALCFAAGLYLSFATEGDYQQGETVRIMYIHVPAAWLSMMCYTIMSLSAIGTLVWRHPLADVSAKAAAPLGAAFTLLALVTGSLWGKPMWGTWWVWDARLTSVFILFLMYLGLIALSRAIDDPSKAARVSAVLILVGFVNIPIIKFSVEWWNTLHQSASVLRLDGPAIDPEFLRPLFVMALAFTLLFFTLHIMAVRNEIWRRRIAAQRRLAARMASREEQT; from the coding sequence ATGAGCCAAACGAGCCTTGCCATCAGCAAATTCAGCGATCTCGCCAACCCGACGCGGTTTCTGGCGCTGGCAGCGCGCATCATTCCCTGGATGGCCGGCATCACCGCCCTCTGTTTCGCGGCCGGCCTCTATCTGAGCTTCGCCACCGAAGGCGATTATCAGCAGGGCGAGACCGTGCGCATCATGTATATCCACGTGCCTGCGGCCTGGCTTTCGATGATGTGCTACACGATCATGAGTCTTTCGGCGATCGGCACGCTGGTCTGGCGCCATCCGCTGGCCGATGTCTCCGCCAAGGCGGCAGCCCCGCTCGGCGCCGCCTTCACGCTGCTGGCACTCGTCACCGGCTCGCTCTGGGGCAAACCGATGTGGGGCACCTGGTGGGTCTGGGATGCCAGGCTGACCTCCGTCTTCATTCTCTTCCTGATGTATCTCGGGCTGATTGCGCTCAGCCGCGCCATCGACGATCCGTCGAAGGCCGCACGCGTTTCCGCGGTGCTCATCCTCGTCGGTTTCGTCAACATCCCGATCATCAAATTCTCTGTGGAATGGTGGAATACGCTGCATCAGTCGGCAAGCGTGCTGCGCCTCGACGGCCCAGCGATCGATCCGGAATTCCTGCGCCCGCTCTTCGTCATGGCGCTCGCCTTCACCCTGCTCTTCTTCACGCTGCATATCATGGCGGTGAGGAACGAGATCTGGCGCCGCCGCATCGCCGCCCAGCGCCGCCTCGCCGCCCGCATGGCCAGCCGTGAGGAACAGACTTGA
- the ccmD gene encoding heme exporter protein CcmD: MTHAFYVYASYGFAALVTVAVTLWTWADGRARRRELASLEASGIRRRSARTKGDE; the protein is encoded by the coding sequence TTGACGCACGCCTTCTACGTCTATGCCTCTTATGGTTTTGCAGCCCTCGTGACGGTCGCCGTCACGCTCTGGACCTGGGCCGACGGCCGGGCGCGCCGCCGGGAACTTGCGAGCCTTGAGGCCTCGGGCATCCGCCGCCGCTCGGCGCGCACGAAGGGGGACGAATGA
- a CDS encoding DsbE family thiol:disulfide interchange protein — MSEAPETTTAKPRGRGSYVLALLPLIVFGGIAATAAKMLYDQDFHGKDITEIPSALIGTKAPALNLPPLDGANLPALTDAAIKGKLTLVNVFASWCVPCRDEHPVLKELAKDGRLNIVAINYKDKNDNALRFLGELGNPYKAIGIDPNGKAAIDWGVYGIPESYLVGPDGTILYKRVGPFDDVSLKEGLLPAMEKALGKPAS, encoded by the coding sequence ATGAGCGAGGCACCGGAAACCACGACCGCCAAGCCGCGCGGGCGCGGCAGCTACGTGCTGGCGCTTCTGCCGCTGATCGTCTTCGGGGGCATTGCGGCAACCGCCGCAAAGATGCTCTACGACCAGGATTTTCACGGCAAGGACATCACCGAAATCCCTTCCGCCCTGATCGGCACCAAGGCGCCTGCGCTGAACCTTCCGCCGCTCGACGGCGCCAACCTGCCGGCGCTGACCGATGCCGCGATCAAGGGCAAGCTGACCCTGGTCAACGTCTTCGCCTCCTGGTGCGTCCCCTGCCGGGACGAACATCCTGTTTTGAAAGAGCTGGCAAAAGACGGACGGCTGAACATCGTCGCCATCAATTACAAGGACAAGAACGACAACGCCCTGCGTTTCCTCGGCGAACTCGGCAACCCCTACAAGGCGATCGGCATCGATCCGAACGGCAAGGCGGCGATCGACTGGGGCGTCTACGGCATTCCGGAAAGCTACCTCGTCGGCCCCGACGGCACCATCCTCTACAAGCGCGTCGGCCCCTTCGACGATGTCAGCCTGAAGGAAGGCCTGCTTCCGGCGATGGAAAAGGCGCTGGGCAAGCCGGCTTCGTAA
- a CDS encoding ISAs1 family transposase, producing the protein MDRFAACFKALPDPRGRNTRHPLMSILFIAIAAIVCGAESCADMADFGISKKRWLKTIVPLPYGIPSHDTFSTVFRCLNPDAFEAAFRRFTEAFAKGIEGVVAVDGKAVRGAYKRGAKATPLHLVNVWAAGCGLVIGQQTAPRRNEVQGVLKALALLSLEGAIVTADALHCRADTARAILATGGDYALALKGNQPGLLAQAIARLDDIEPLDSIQTAAENDHDRIDSRRASIVAVDDIDFPGLQAIGSVEATSRHADGRLTSHVRYFLLSTVMSAAALIEVTRTHWEIENKLHWVLDVQFREDAARNRKDHGPANIALLRKIALNLIRSHPDKASIRRKIKKAGWDDQFLISLIAHMR; encoded by the coding sequence ATGGATCGATTTGCCGCCTGTTTTAAAGCTTTGCCCGACCCTCGGGGGCGCAATACGCGCCATCCGCTGATGTCGATCCTGTTCATTGCCATTGCCGCGATCGTCTGCGGCGCCGAAAGCTGTGCCGACATGGCCGACTTCGGCATCTCCAAGAAGAGGTGGCTCAAGACGATCGTGCCGCTGCCCTACGGCATTCCCAGCCATGACACGTTCTCCACCGTATTCCGCTGCCTCAATCCGGATGCCTTCGAAGCCGCCTTCCGCCGCTTTACCGAAGCCTTTGCAAAAGGCATCGAAGGCGTGGTGGCGGTCGACGGCAAAGCGGTGCGCGGCGCCTATAAGCGCGGTGCCAAGGCGACGCCGCTGCACCTCGTCAACGTCTGGGCCGCCGGTTGCGGCCTGGTCATCGGCCAACAGACCGCACCGCGCCGCAACGAGGTGCAAGGCGTGCTCAAGGCGCTTGCGCTTCTGTCGCTCGAAGGCGCCATCGTCACGGCCGATGCTCTGCATTGCCGCGCCGACACGGCCCGCGCCATCCTGGCCACCGGCGGCGACTATGCCCTGGCGCTGAAAGGCAACCAACCCGGCCTGCTGGCCCAGGCGATTGCCCGCCTTGACGATATCGAGCCGCTCGACAGCATCCAGACCGCCGCCGAGAACGACCATGATCGCATCGACAGCCGCCGCGCCAGCATCGTCGCCGTCGATGATATTGACTTTCCCGGCCTGCAAGCCATCGGCTCCGTCGAGGCCACCAGCCGCCATGCCGATGGCCGCCTGACCAGCCATGTCCGCTACTTCCTGCTCTCCACGGTCATGTCGGCCGCCGCCCTCATCGAGGTGACCCGAACCCATTGGGAGATCGAAAACAAACTGCATTGGGTGCTCGACGTCCAGTTCCGCGAGGATGCCGCCAGAAACAGAAAGGATCACGGGCCGGCAAACATCGCACTGCTGCGCAAGATCGCCCTCAACCTCATCCGATCCCACCCAGATAAGGCATCCATCCGACGCAAAATCAAAAAGGCGGGATGGGACGATCAGTTCCTTATCTCCCTTATCGCTCATATGCGATAG
- a CDS encoding DUF2585 domain-containing protein: MSTAETEYRVRHQTYWFVACLAVMVTQIVAEYLMGRVPICACGYVKLWEGGVNTSGNSQHLSDWYTPSHIIHGFLFYGLGHLVLRRKPLAAKLLLALFIESGWELLENSPLIIDRYRTATIALDYYGDSILNSAMDTVFMCVGFFFASRAPVALTVAIAIFFEFFTGYVIRDNLTLNVVMLIWPVEAIKVWQGGL; this comes from the coding sequence GTGAGTACTGCAGAGACCGAATATCGTGTGAGACACCAGACCTACTGGTTTGTCGCCTGTCTTGCGGTGATGGTCACCCAGATCGTCGCCGAATATCTGATGGGCCGCGTGCCGATCTGCGCCTGCGGTTATGTCAAGCTGTGGGAAGGCGGGGTCAATACCAGCGGCAATTCGCAGCATCTGTCGGACTGGTACACGCCGTCGCATATCATCCACGGCTTCCTGTTCTACGGGCTCGGCCATCTCGTCCTGCGTCGCAAGCCGCTGGCGGCAAAGTTGCTGCTGGCGCTGTTCATCGAATCCGGCTGGGAGCTGCTGGAAAATTCGCCTCTCATCATCGACCGCTACCGCACGGCGACGATCGCGCTCGACTATTACGGCGACAGCATCCTGAATTCGGCGATGGATACCGTCTTCATGTGCGTCGGCTTCTTCTTCGCATCGCGGGCGCCGGTGGCGCTGACGGTGGCGATCGCCATCTTCTTCGAGTTTTTCACCGGCTATGTGATCCGCGACAACCTGACGCTCAACGTGGTGATGCTGATCTGGCCGGTGGAGGCGATCAAGGTCTGGCAGGGCGGGCTTTAG
- a CDS encoding septation protein A, with protein MSTESDITPSAADRHHPLLKLALELGPLLIFFFANLRGQWLVEKFPALSELGGPLFVATGLFMAATVVSLVVSKIVLGHLPIMPFVSGIVVLIFGSLSIWLQNETFIKMKPTIVNALFGVTLLGGLAFGRSLLGYVFNAAFQLDAEGWRKLTIRWGIFFLFLAVLNEVVWRNFSDDTWVAFKVWGTMPITIIFTLAQMPLVLKHSVNLETDGEK; from the coding sequence ATGAGCACCGAAAGCGACATCACTCCATCCGCGGCCGACCGGCATCACCCGCTGCTGAAGCTGGCGCTGGAACTCGGGCCGCTGCTGATCTTTTTCTTTGCCAATCTGCGCGGCCAGTGGCTGGTGGAAAAGTTTCCGGCTCTTTCCGAGCTGGGCGGGCCGCTGTTCGTCGCGACCGGGCTGTTCATGGCAGCGACCGTTGTTTCGCTTGTTGTTTCGAAGATCGTGCTCGGCCATCTGCCGATCATGCCCTTCGTCTCCGGCATCGTCGTTCTCATCTTCGGCTCGCTGTCGATCTGGCTGCAGAACGAGACCTTCATCAAGATGAAGCCGACCATCGTCAATGCGCTCTTCGGGGTGACGCTGCTCGGCGGGCTCGCCTTCGGCCGATCGCTGCTCGGCTATGTCTTCAACGCCGCCTTCCAGCTCGATGCCGAGGGCTGGCGCAAGCTCACCATCCGCTGGGGCATCTTCTTCCTCTTCCTCGCGGTGCTGAACGAAGTCGTCTGGCGCAATTTTTCGGACGATACCTGGGTCGCCTTCAAGGTCTGGGGCACGATGCCGATCACCATCATCTTCACGCTGGCGCAGATGCCGCTGGTGCTCAAACACAGCGTCAACCTGGAAACGGACGGCGAGAAGTGA